One part of the Ochrobactrum quorumnocens genome encodes these proteins:
- a CDS encoding class GN sortase has translation MSVIVAHNSKAKERAWLRSPLALLSIAVMACGLFLLGQGMWIHAKAFAAQILLERAFTQSISTGGKIKPWSWADTWPVARIEAPRLAASAIALNGASGQALAFGPGHLQNTPQAGETGTAVYAAHRDTHFAFLKDVEKGDLIRITRNDGKTYTYRATQMTVTRWDEARIDVHAAGSHLVLATCYPFDTVTQGPLRYLVYADLVE, from the coding sequence ATGAGTGTCATTGTTGCCCATAACTCAAAGGCAAAGGAGCGCGCTTGGTTGCGCTCCCCCCTTGCCCTTCTGTCGATCGCCGTAATGGCCTGCGGCCTCTTTCTTCTCGGTCAAGGCATGTGGATCCATGCCAAGGCATTTGCGGCTCAAATCCTTCTGGAGCGCGCTTTCACCCAGAGCATTTCGACAGGCGGGAAAATCAAACCGTGGAGCTGGGCGGACACATGGCCGGTGGCGCGTATTGAAGCGCCACGACTGGCTGCATCAGCAATCGCTCTTAATGGTGCAAGCGGACAAGCACTGGCTTTTGGTCCCGGCCATCTGCAAAACACACCGCAAGCCGGTGAAACAGGAACTGCGGTCTATGCAGCCCATCGCGACACGCATTTTGCTTTTCTAAAAGATGTTGAGAAAGGCGACCTTATCCGCATTACCCGCAATGACGGCAAAACATATACATATCGCGCTACCCAGATGACTGTCACGCGCTGGGATGAAGCCCGGATCGATGTTCACGCGGCAGGTTCTCATCTGGTTCTTGCAACCTGCTATCCCTTTGATACTGTTACACAAGGACCGCTTCGTTATCTCGTCTATGCAGATCTTGTAGAATAG